A genome region from Cinclus cinclus chromosome 29, bCinCin1.1, whole genome shotgun sequence includes the following:
- the NSD3 gene encoding histone-lysine N-methyltransferase NSD3 isoform X2, with product MDFSFSFMQGIMGNTIQQPPQLIDSANIRQEEAFDGSSDIAEDGGRTPYEAALQQGFQYPTAEELPPLSNGYPPAISVYEPQGKFQPYPQYPNGSANGFGTVRNFSPPEYYQMENSNARPHEALEKPSPPQPPPPAPPSAPQAGIPKKTGSPEIKLKITKTIQNGRELFESSLCGDLLNEVQASEYAKAKHEGRKEKRKKSSKHDSSRSEERKSHKIPKLEPEEQNRPNERLSTLSERPREDAVLEEAPIQQLVPSLPAQVTHDVKFQVGDLVWSKVGTYPWWPCMVSCDPQLDVHTKINTRGAREYHVQFFSNQPERAWVHEKRVREYQGHKQYEQLLAEAAKQASNHSEKQKIRKPRPQRERAQWDIGIAHAEKALKMTREERIEQYTFIYVDQEPEEALAKAKKTAASKSEAKKNRRPKPAPSTQPEHASVGTGTGTGTGTGAGSSPSHAEARRQGQRRQPSLEEEEAPPVKIAWKTAAARKSLPASITMHNLDLQKCNMSPVVKIEQVFALQNAAGDGKLIDQFVYSTKGVGNKTEISVKGQEKLNSSSAQRSEKAVVQNASSPETTSGAAGSVEKKQQRRSIRTRSESEKSTEVVPKKKIKKEQVETVPLAAVKTGLQKGASEISDSCKPLKKRSRASTDMELTSSAYRDTSDSDSRGLNDLQGSFGKRSDSPSATADADASDVQSVDSSLSRRGTGASRKDTVCQICESSGESLLACEGECCSTFHLECLGLKAMPEEKFICTECKNGEHTCFSCKLPGKDVKRCSVSTCGKFYHESCVRKFATALFESRGFRCPQHCCTACSMDKDMHKASKGRMARCLRCPVAYHSGDGCIAAGSLFVSSHILICSNHSKRTHSSSAVNVGFCFVCARGGKLLCCESCPASFHPECLSIEMPEGCWNCNDCKAGKKLRYKQIVWVKLGNYRWWPAEICNPRSVPLNIQGLKHDIGDFPVFFFGSHDYYWVHQGRVFPYVEGDKSFAEGQTSINKTFKKALEEAAKRFQELKAQRESKEALEIERSSRKPPPYKHIKSNKVIGKVQIQVADLSEIPRCNCKPSDENPCGLESECLNRMLQYECHPQVCPAGERCQNQCFTKRLYPDAEIIKTERRGWGLRTKRSIKKGEFVNEYVGELIDEEECRLRIKRAHENSVTNFYMLTVTKDRIIDAGPKGNYSRFMNHSCNPNCETQKWTVNGDIRVGLFALCDIPAGMELTFNYNLDCLGNGRTECHCGAENCSGFLGVRPKTAFATANEEKVKNAKLKQKKRKIKTEQKQMHEDNCFQCGDGGELVMCDKKDCPKAYHLLCLNLTQPPFGKWECPWHQCDICSNPAVSFCEFCPHSFCKDHEKGALVPSALDGRLCCSAHDPKSPVAPEYWSKIKCKLEAQNAVEEAKE from the exons AtggatttctctttctctttcatgCAAGGGATCATGGGAAACACAATTCAGCAACCACCTCAACTCATTGACTCGGCCAACATCCGCCAAGAGGAGGCCTTTGATGGCAGCAGTGACATTGCCGAGGATGGGGGCCGGACGCCGTACGAGGCCGCGCTGCAGCAAGGCTTCCAGTACCCCACGGCAGAGGAGCTGCCCCCCCTCAGCAACGGCTACCCCCCGGCCATCAGCGTGTACGAGCCCCAGGGCAAGTTCCAGCCGTACCCTCAGTATCCCAACGGCTCTGCCAATGGCTTTGGGACAGTCAGGAACTTCAGTCCCCCCGAGTATTACCAAATGGAGAACTCCAACGCCAGGCCGCATGAAGCTCTGGAAAAaccttcccctccccagccaCCACCTCCAGCACCACCTTCAGCTCCACAAGCGGGCATTCCAAAGAAGACTGGCTCACCAGAGATCAAACTCAAAATAACCAAAACTATCCAGAACGGCAGGGAATTGTTTGAGTCCTCCCTGTGTGGGGACCTGTTGAACGAAGTCCAAGCGAGCGAGTACGCTAAGGCAAAACACgaagggaggaaagagaaaaggaaaaaaagtagcaAGCATGACTCTTCCCGATCGGAAGAGCGCAAGTCAcacaaaattccaaaattaGAACCAGAGGAGCAAAAT AGACCAAACGAGAGGCTTAGCACACTCTCTGAGAGACCAAGAGAAGATGCAGTGCTGGAGGAAGCCCCG ATCCAGCAGCTCGTGccatcccttccagcccaggtcACCCACGACGTCAAGTTCCAGGTTGGGGATCTGGTTTGGTCCAAGGTGGGGACGTACCCGTGGTGGCCTTGCATGGTGTCCTGTGATCCACAGCTTGACGTGCATACCAAAATTAATACAAGAG GTGCCCGGGAATACCACGTGCAGTTCTTCAGCAACCAGCCAGAGCGAGCCTGGGTGCACGAGAAGCGCGTCCGGGAGTACCAAGGGCACAAACAGTATGAGCAGTTACTGGCTGAGGCAGCCAAGCAAGCCAGCAACCACTCTGAGAAACAGAAG ATTCGCAAGCCGCGGCCGCAGAGGGAGCGAGCGCAGTGGGACATTGGCATTGCCCACGCCGAGAAGGCGCTGAAAATGACCCGGGAAGAGAGGATAGAACAGTACACCTTCATTTACGTAGACCAAGAGCCAGAGGAGGCTTTGGCCAAAGCCAAAAAGACTGCTGCTTCCAAGTCGGAGGCCAAGAAGAACCGGCGGCCGAAGCCAGCGCCGAGCACGCAGCCGGAGCACGCCAGCgtggggacggggacggggacggggacggggacgggggCAGGCTCGTCACCCTCCCACGCCGAGGCGCGCAGGCAGGGCCAGCgcaggcagcccagcctggaggaggaggaggcaccGCCCGTGAAGATCGCGTGGAAAACGGCTGCGGCTAGGAAGTCCCTACCAGCTTCAATAACCATGCACAACCTGGATCTGCAAAAGTGTAACATGTCTCCAGTTGTTAAAATTGAACAGGTTTTTGCCCTTCAGAATGCTGCTGGGGATGGAAAACTCATCGATCAATTTGTTTATTCCACCAAG ggAGTTggtaacaaaacagaaataagcgTCAAAGGACAAGAGAAGCTTAATTCTTCATCAGCACAGAGAAGTGAAAAAGCAGTGGTGCAGAATGCGTCCTCTCCTGAGACAACTTCTGGGGCAGCAG gtTCTGTAGAAAAGAAGCAACAGAGAAGATCGATTCGAACCCGCTCCGAGTCTGAGAAATCCACTGAAGTTGTGCCAAAGAAGAAGATCAAAAAGGAGCAG GTTGAAACTGTCCCACTGGCAGCAGTGAAGACGGGGCTGCAAAAAG GTGCCAGTGAGATTTCAGACTCCTGTAAACCCTTAAAGAAGAGAAGTCGTGCCTCCACGGACATGGAGCTGACCAGCTCAGCCTACAGGGACACGTCTGACTCTGATTCCAGAGGACTCAATGATTTACAG GGCAGCTTTGGGAAGCGCTCAGACAGCCCCTCAGCCACTGCCGACGCCGATGCCTCCGATGTGCAGTCGGTGGACTCCAGCTTATCCAGGAGGGGAACTGGAGCAAGTAGAAAAGACACTGTTTGTCAG ATCTGCGAGAGCTCCGGCGAGTCGCTGCTGGCCTGTGAGGGTGAGTGCTGCAGCACGTTCCACCTGGAGTGTCTTGGCCTGAAGGCCATGCCTGAGGAGAAGTTCATCTGCACCGAGTGTAAGAACG GAGAGCACACGTGCTTTTCCTGCAAGCTCCCTGGCAAGGACGTGAAGCGCTGCTCTGTCAGCACGTGTGGGAAGTTCTACCACGAGTCCTGCGTGCGCAAGTTTGCCACGGCCCTGTTCGAGTCCCGCGGCTTCCGCTGCCCGCAGCACTGCTGCACGGCCTGCTCCATGGACAAGGACATGCACAAAGCCAGCAAAG GTCGCATGGCGAGATGTCTGCGCTGCCCCGTGGCCTATCACTCTGGAGACGGCTGCATCGCTGCAGGAAGCTTGTTTGTGTCATCCCACATCCTCATCTGTAGTAACCATTCCAAAAGGACTCACTCCTCATCAGCTGTAAATGTAGGCTTTTGTTTCGTTTGTGCAAGAG GTGGCAAACTGTTGTGCTGTGAGTCCTGCCCAGCTTCCTTCCACCCCGAATGTCTCAGCATAGAAATGCCTGAGGGATGCTGGAATTGCAATGACTGTAAAGCTGGCAAGAAGCTGCGGTACAAGCAGATCGTTTGGGTCAAGCTTGGGAATTACAG GTGGTGGCCAGCAGAGATCTGCAATCCCAGGTCTGTGCCTCTCAACATACAGGGCCTCAAACATGATATCGGGGACTTCccagtatttttctttggttCACATGACTACTATTGGGTACACCAGGGCAGAGTTTTCCCTTATGTTGAAGGAGATAAAAGCTTTGCTGAGGGGCAAACTAGTATTAACAAGACCTTCAAGAAAG CACTTGAAGAAGCAGCAAAGCGTTTCCAGGAACTGAAAGCacaaagagaaagcaaagaggCATTGGAAATTGAAAGGAGTTCAAGGAAACCTCCGCCCTATAAACACATTAAA TCCAACAAGGTGATCGGGAAGGTCCAGATCCAGGTGGCCGACCTGTCGGAGATCCCGCGCTGTAACTGCAAGCCGTCGGACGAGAACCCGTGCGGGCTGGAGTCCGAGTGCCTCAACAGGATGCTGCAGTACGAGTGCCACCCGcaggtgtgcccagctggggAGCGCTGCCAGAACCAGTGCTTCACCAAGAGGCTCTACCCCGACGCCGAGATCATCAAAACCGAGCGCCGCGGCTGGGGGCTGCGCACCAAGAGGAGCATTAAAAAG GGTGAGTTTGTGAATGAGTATGTTGGGGAGCTGATTGACGAGGAGGAGTGCCGGCTGCGGATCAAACGTGCTCACGAGAACAGTGTCACCAATTTTTATATGCTAACTGTAACCAAG GACCGAATAATAGATGCTGGCCCAAAGGGGAACTACTCTCGTTTTATGAACCATAGTTGTAATCCAAACTGTGAAACACAGAAATGGACAGTGAATGGTGACATTAGAGTTGGACTGTTTGCTCTTTGTGACATTCCTGCAG GAATGGAGTTGACATTCAATTACAACCTGGACTGCCTGGGCAATGGCAGGACCGAGTGTCACTGTGGAGCAGAGAACTGCAGTGGCTTCCTGGGAGTGCGTCCCAAG ACAGCATTTGCAACAGCAAATGAAGAGAaggtgaaaaatgcaaaattaaagcagaagaaacggaaaataaaaacagaacagaagcaGATGCATGAAGATAACTGTTTCCAGTGTGGAGATGGGGGAGAGCTGGTCATGTGTGATAAGAAGGACTGTCCCAAAGCATACCACCTCCTATGCCTTAACCTGACTCAACCACCTTTTG GAAAGTGGGAATGTCCGTGGCATCAGTGTGACATCTGTAGCAATCctgccgtgtccttctgtgAGTTTTGCCCCCATTCCTTCTGTAAGGATCACGAGAAGGGAGCCCTGGTGCCGTCGGCGCTGGACGGCCGCCTCTGCTGCTCCGCACACGACCCCAAATCTCCTGTGGCACCCGAGTACTGGAGCAAGATCAAGTGCAAATTGGAAGCACAGAATGCTGTGGAAGAGGCAAAGGAGTGA
- the NSD3 gene encoding histone-lysine N-methyltransferase NSD3 isoform X1: MDFSFSFMQGIMGNTIQQPPQLIDSANIRQEEAFDGSSDIAEDGGRTPYEAALQQGFQYPTAEELPPLSNGYPPAISVYEPQGKFQPYPQYPNGSANGFGTVRNFSPPEYYQMENSNARPHEALEKPSPPQPPPPAPPSAPQAGIPKKTGSPEIKLKITKTIQNGRELFESSLCGDLLNEVQASEYAKAKHEGRKEKRKKSSKHDSSRSEERKSHKIPKLEPEEQNRPNERLSTLSERPREDAVLEEAPIQQLVPSLPAQVTHDVKFQVGDLVWSKVGTYPWWPCMVSCDPQLDVHTKINTRGAREYHVQFFSNQPERAWVHEKRVREYQGHKQYEQLLAEAAKQASNHSEKQKIRKPRPQRERAQWDIGIAHAEKALKMTREERIEQYTFIYVDQEPEEALAKAKKTAASKSEAKKNRRPKPAPSTQPEHASVGTGTGTGTGTGAGSSPSHAEARRQGQRRQPSLEEEEAPPVKIAWKTAAARKSLPASITMHNLDLQKCNMSPVVKIEQVFALQNAAGDGKLIDQFVYSTKGVGNKTEISVKGQEKLNSSSAQRSEKAVVQNASSPETTSGAAGSVEKKQQRRSIRTRSESEKSTEVVPKKKIKKEQVETVPLAAVKTGLQKGASEISDSCKPLKKRSRASTDMELTSSAYRDTSDSDSRGLNDLQGSFGKRSDSPSATADADASDVQSVDSSLSRRGTGASRKDTVCQICESSGESLLACEGECCSTFHLECLGLKAMPEEKFICTECKNGEHTCFSCKLPGKDVKRCSVSTCGKFYHESCVRKFATALFESRGFRCPQHCCTACSMDKDMHKASKGRMARCLRCPVAYHSGDGCIAAGSLFVSSHILICSNHSKRTHSSSAVNVGFCFVCARGLVVQDHSDPLFSSYAYKSHYLLNESNRAELMKLPMIPPPSSASKKKCEKGGKLLCCESCPASFHPECLSIEMPEGCWNCNDCKAGKKLRYKQIVWVKLGNYRWWPAEICNPRSVPLNIQGLKHDIGDFPVFFFGSHDYYWVHQGRVFPYVEGDKSFAEGQTSINKTFKKALEEAAKRFQELKAQRESKEALEIERSSRKPPPYKHIKSNKVIGKVQIQVADLSEIPRCNCKPSDENPCGLESECLNRMLQYECHPQVCPAGERCQNQCFTKRLYPDAEIIKTERRGWGLRTKRSIKKGEFVNEYVGELIDEEECRLRIKRAHENSVTNFYMLTVTKDRIIDAGPKGNYSRFMNHSCNPNCETQKWTVNGDIRVGLFALCDIPAGMELTFNYNLDCLGNGRTECHCGAENCSGFLGVRPKTAFATANEEKVKNAKLKQKKRKIKTEQKQMHEDNCFQCGDGGELVMCDKKDCPKAYHLLCLNLTQPPFGKWECPWHQCDICSNPAVSFCEFCPHSFCKDHEKGALVPSALDGRLCCSAHDPKSPVAPEYWSKIKCKLEAQNAVEEAKE; this comes from the exons AtggatttctctttctctttcatgCAAGGGATCATGGGAAACACAATTCAGCAACCACCTCAACTCATTGACTCGGCCAACATCCGCCAAGAGGAGGCCTTTGATGGCAGCAGTGACATTGCCGAGGATGGGGGCCGGACGCCGTACGAGGCCGCGCTGCAGCAAGGCTTCCAGTACCCCACGGCAGAGGAGCTGCCCCCCCTCAGCAACGGCTACCCCCCGGCCATCAGCGTGTACGAGCCCCAGGGCAAGTTCCAGCCGTACCCTCAGTATCCCAACGGCTCTGCCAATGGCTTTGGGACAGTCAGGAACTTCAGTCCCCCCGAGTATTACCAAATGGAGAACTCCAACGCCAGGCCGCATGAAGCTCTGGAAAAaccttcccctccccagccaCCACCTCCAGCACCACCTTCAGCTCCACAAGCGGGCATTCCAAAGAAGACTGGCTCACCAGAGATCAAACTCAAAATAACCAAAACTATCCAGAACGGCAGGGAATTGTTTGAGTCCTCCCTGTGTGGGGACCTGTTGAACGAAGTCCAAGCGAGCGAGTACGCTAAGGCAAAACACgaagggaggaaagagaaaaggaaaaaaagtagcaAGCATGACTCTTCCCGATCGGAAGAGCGCAAGTCAcacaaaattccaaaattaGAACCAGAGGAGCAAAAT AGACCAAACGAGAGGCTTAGCACACTCTCTGAGAGACCAAGAGAAGATGCAGTGCTGGAGGAAGCCCCG ATCCAGCAGCTCGTGccatcccttccagcccaggtcACCCACGACGTCAAGTTCCAGGTTGGGGATCTGGTTTGGTCCAAGGTGGGGACGTACCCGTGGTGGCCTTGCATGGTGTCCTGTGATCCACAGCTTGACGTGCATACCAAAATTAATACAAGAG GTGCCCGGGAATACCACGTGCAGTTCTTCAGCAACCAGCCAGAGCGAGCCTGGGTGCACGAGAAGCGCGTCCGGGAGTACCAAGGGCACAAACAGTATGAGCAGTTACTGGCTGAGGCAGCCAAGCAAGCCAGCAACCACTCTGAGAAACAGAAG ATTCGCAAGCCGCGGCCGCAGAGGGAGCGAGCGCAGTGGGACATTGGCATTGCCCACGCCGAGAAGGCGCTGAAAATGACCCGGGAAGAGAGGATAGAACAGTACACCTTCATTTACGTAGACCAAGAGCCAGAGGAGGCTTTGGCCAAAGCCAAAAAGACTGCTGCTTCCAAGTCGGAGGCCAAGAAGAACCGGCGGCCGAAGCCAGCGCCGAGCACGCAGCCGGAGCACGCCAGCgtggggacggggacggggacggggacggggacgggggCAGGCTCGTCACCCTCCCACGCCGAGGCGCGCAGGCAGGGCCAGCgcaggcagcccagcctggaggaggaggaggcaccGCCCGTGAAGATCGCGTGGAAAACGGCTGCGGCTAGGAAGTCCCTACCAGCTTCAATAACCATGCACAACCTGGATCTGCAAAAGTGTAACATGTCTCCAGTTGTTAAAATTGAACAGGTTTTTGCCCTTCAGAATGCTGCTGGGGATGGAAAACTCATCGATCAATTTGTTTATTCCACCAAG ggAGTTggtaacaaaacagaaataagcgTCAAAGGACAAGAGAAGCTTAATTCTTCATCAGCACAGAGAAGTGAAAAAGCAGTGGTGCAGAATGCGTCCTCTCCTGAGACAACTTCTGGGGCAGCAG gtTCTGTAGAAAAGAAGCAACAGAGAAGATCGATTCGAACCCGCTCCGAGTCTGAGAAATCCACTGAAGTTGTGCCAAAGAAGAAGATCAAAAAGGAGCAG GTTGAAACTGTCCCACTGGCAGCAGTGAAGACGGGGCTGCAAAAAG GTGCCAGTGAGATTTCAGACTCCTGTAAACCCTTAAAGAAGAGAAGTCGTGCCTCCACGGACATGGAGCTGACCAGCTCAGCCTACAGGGACACGTCTGACTCTGATTCCAGAGGACTCAATGATTTACAG GGCAGCTTTGGGAAGCGCTCAGACAGCCCCTCAGCCACTGCCGACGCCGATGCCTCCGATGTGCAGTCGGTGGACTCCAGCTTATCCAGGAGGGGAACTGGAGCAAGTAGAAAAGACACTGTTTGTCAG ATCTGCGAGAGCTCCGGCGAGTCGCTGCTGGCCTGTGAGGGTGAGTGCTGCAGCACGTTCCACCTGGAGTGTCTTGGCCTGAAGGCCATGCCTGAGGAGAAGTTCATCTGCACCGAGTGTAAGAACG GAGAGCACACGTGCTTTTCCTGCAAGCTCCCTGGCAAGGACGTGAAGCGCTGCTCTGTCAGCACGTGTGGGAAGTTCTACCACGAGTCCTGCGTGCGCAAGTTTGCCACGGCCCTGTTCGAGTCCCGCGGCTTCCGCTGCCCGCAGCACTGCTGCACGGCCTGCTCCATGGACAAGGACATGCACAAAGCCAGCAAAG GTCGCATGGCGAGATGTCTGCGCTGCCCCGTGGCCTATCACTCTGGAGACGGCTGCATCGCTGCAGGAAGCTTGTTTGTGTCATCCCACATCCTCATCTGTAGTAACCATTCCAAAAGGACTCACTCCTCATCAGCTGTAAATGTAGGCTTTTGTTTCGTTTGTGCAAGAG GGCTGGTAGTGCAGGACCATTCAGACCCCCTGTTCAGTTCCTATGCCTATAAGTCCCACTACCTACTGAATGAGTCAAATCGTGCTGAGTTGATGAAATTACCTATGATTCCTCCTCCTTCGTCAGCTTCCaaaaagaaatgtgagaaaG GTGGCAAACTGTTGTGCTGTGAGTCCTGCCCAGCTTCCTTCCACCCCGAATGTCTCAGCATAGAAATGCCTGAGGGATGCTGGAATTGCAATGACTGTAAAGCTGGCAAGAAGCTGCGGTACAAGCAGATCGTTTGGGTCAAGCTTGGGAATTACAG GTGGTGGCCAGCAGAGATCTGCAATCCCAGGTCTGTGCCTCTCAACATACAGGGCCTCAAACATGATATCGGGGACTTCccagtatttttctttggttCACATGACTACTATTGGGTACACCAGGGCAGAGTTTTCCCTTATGTTGAAGGAGATAAAAGCTTTGCTGAGGGGCAAACTAGTATTAACAAGACCTTCAAGAAAG CACTTGAAGAAGCAGCAAAGCGTTTCCAGGAACTGAAAGCacaaagagaaagcaaagaggCATTGGAAATTGAAAGGAGTTCAAGGAAACCTCCGCCCTATAAACACATTAAA TCCAACAAGGTGATCGGGAAGGTCCAGATCCAGGTGGCCGACCTGTCGGAGATCCCGCGCTGTAACTGCAAGCCGTCGGACGAGAACCCGTGCGGGCTGGAGTCCGAGTGCCTCAACAGGATGCTGCAGTACGAGTGCCACCCGcaggtgtgcccagctggggAGCGCTGCCAGAACCAGTGCTTCACCAAGAGGCTCTACCCCGACGCCGAGATCATCAAAACCGAGCGCCGCGGCTGGGGGCTGCGCACCAAGAGGAGCATTAAAAAG GGTGAGTTTGTGAATGAGTATGTTGGGGAGCTGATTGACGAGGAGGAGTGCCGGCTGCGGATCAAACGTGCTCACGAGAACAGTGTCACCAATTTTTATATGCTAACTGTAACCAAG GACCGAATAATAGATGCTGGCCCAAAGGGGAACTACTCTCGTTTTATGAACCATAGTTGTAATCCAAACTGTGAAACACAGAAATGGACAGTGAATGGTGACATTAGAGTTGGACTGTTTGCTCTTTGTGACATTCCTGCAG GAATGGAGTTGACATTCAATTACAACCTGGACTGCCTGGGCAATGGCAGGACCGAGTGTCACTGTGGAGCAGAGAACTGCAGTGGCTTCCTGGGAGTGCGTCCCAAG ACAGCATTTGCAACAGCAAATGAAGAGAaggtgaaaaatgcaaaattaaagcagaagaaacggaaaataaaaacagaacagaagcaGATGCATGAAGATAACTGTTTCCAGTGTGGAGATGGGGGAGAGCTGGTCATGTGTGATAAGAAGGACTGTCCCAAAGCATACCACCTCCTATGCCTTAACCTGACTCAACCACCTTTTG GAAAGTGGGAATGTCCGTGGCATCAGTGTGACATCTGTAGCAATCctgccgtgtccttctgtgAGTTTTGCCCCCATTCCTTCTGTAAGGATCACGAGAAGGGAGCCCTGGTGCCGTCGGCGCTGGACGGCCGCCTCTGCTGCTCCGCACACGACCCCAAATCTCCTGTGGCACCCGAGTACTGGAGCAAGATCAAGTGCAAATTGGAAGCACAGAATGCTGTGGAAGAGGCAAAGGAGTGA